Proteins from a genomic interval of uncultured Flavobacterium sp.:
- a CDS encoding TonB-dependent receptor — translation MKTMKNWLLTGLLFMIVSTAFSQGKITGTITDGVASLPGANVAIKGSSAATSTDFDGKFTIDATTSTGEIVLSYLGYENQTIKFTVAKGATTNLGKIVLVSNSNELSEIVVKSSVVDIAKDRKTPVAVSTIKAAEIQEKLGSQEFPEILKSTPSVYASKAGGGYGDSRIAIRGFDQKNIAVMVNGVPINDMENSAVFWSNWAGISDVTSAMQVQRGLGASKLAISSVGGTINIVTKSSDVKEGGSLSSSFGNNNYLKAQASYSTGLMKNGLSASVLFSRTEGNGYVDGTKFEGYNYFMAFGYKINDKHSLEFTFTGAPQWHDQRSTSPLLSDFLKYGSDGQKPNIKYNSDWGMKNGEEYNLKTNYYHKPVMSLNWDYNINETTKLSTVVYASWGRGGGTTSNGGIRGDNAYSANNKLRTADGLINFDLIQNWNSGNPTTLGTRVPVSGQYVNSADTGSNKVAGATVINNTAGISQIASVNSHNWYGTVINLDKKLTDNLTLDFGVEGRMYQGIHFQNLIDLFGADVYKNTADVNNNPGYFSTTYAPRPSGNPFVSTDYQQRVNYWNDSKVNYYGAFTQLEYSIGNLTAFLQGAVSQQQYKRIDHMKYLASDPLSNTDYENITGGDVKAGANYNINDQHNVFVNAGYYSKQPFFNAVYPNNASIVNPNLTNEKIKAIELGYGFRSGIFNANLNAYYTTWDDRFTTALDQAATNSGGYYTFQGVNEIHKGIELDVTARPIDKLKLNGMISVGDWKYRGNATSSRFDVSNNPINGDQPLYLDGVKVGNNAQTTMAVGAAYEILHGLNVDANLNYSEKLYGNIDVSKFSAADNKGAMELPGFATTDAGISYKWNIAPKLGALNFRLNVNNVFDKIFINESFTNIFADDNLPVASGQPAGSKGTYASNGQLYNGIATANKVYFGYGRTWNFTLRYDF, via the coding sequence AAAAATTGGTTACTTACTGGACTATTGTTCATGATAGTTTCGACCGCATTTTCTCAAGGAAAAATTACCGGTACTATTACCGACGGTGTGGCTTCACTACCGGGGGCAAACGTTGCGATCAAAGGATCCTCGGCTGCTACTTCTACAGATTTTGATGGTAAATTTACTATCGATGCTACAACTAGCACAGGAGAAATCGTTCTTTCTTACTTAGGTTACGAAAATCAAACTATCAAATTTACAGTAGCAAAAGGTGCAACTACAAATTTAGGAAAGATAGTTTTAGTATCTAATTCTAACGAATTAAGTGAAATTGTGGTTAAAAGTAGCGTAGTAGATATTGCAAAAGACAGAAAAACTCCTGTTGCAGTTTCTACAATTAAAGCTGCTGAAATTCAAGAAAAATTAGGTTCTCAGGAATTTCCAGAGATCTTAAAAAGCACACCTTCTGTATATGCTTCAAAAGCAGGTGGTGGATATGGAGATTCAAGAATTGCTATTCGTGGATTTGACCAAAAAAATATTGCTGTAATGGTTAACGGAGTGCCTATCAATGACATGGAAAACAGTGCTGTATTCTGGAGTAACTGGGCAGGTATCTCTGATGTAACTTCTGCTATGCAAGTACAAAGAGGTTTAGGAGCTTCAAAATTGGCTATTTCTTCTGTTGGAGGAACAATCAACATTGTTACAAAATCTTCTGATGTTAAAGAAGGTGGATCACTTTCTTCTAGCTTTGGTAATAACAACTACTTAAAAGCACAAGCATCTTACAGTACAGGATTAATGAAAAACGGACTTTCTGCTTCTGTTTTATTTAGCAGAACTGAAGGAAACGGATATGTTGACGGAACTAAATTTGAAGGATACAACTACTTCATGGCTTTTGGATACAAAATCAATGACAAACACAGCTTAGAATTCACATTTACAGGAGCACCTCAATGGCACGATCAAAGATCTACTTCTCCTTTATTAAGTGATTTCTTGAAATACGGAAGTGATGGTCAAAAACCAAATATCAAATACAACTCTGATTGGGGAATGAAAAATGGTGAAGAATATAATTTAAAAACAAATTATTACCATAAACCAGTTATGTCTTTAAACTGGGACTACAACATCAACGAGACTACAAAATTATCTACAGTAGTTTACGCTTCATGGGGACGTGGAGGAGGAACTACTTCAAATGGTGGTATTAGAGGTGACAATGCATACTCAGCTAACAACAAGTTAAGAACAGCTGATGGTCTTATTAATTTTGATTTAATCCAAAATTGGAACTCAGGAAACCCAACAACTTTAGGAACAAGAGTTCCTGTAAGCGGACAGTATGTGAATAGTGCTGATACAGGAAGCAACAAAGTTGCTGGCGCAACAGTTATCAATAACACAGCAGGTATTTCTCAAATTGCTTCTGTAAACTCTCACAACTGGTACGGAACTGTTATCAACTTAGATAAAAAACTTACTGATAACTTAACTTTAGATTTCGGAGTTGAAGGAAGAATGTACCAAGGTATTCACTTTCAAAACTTAATTGATTTATTCGGCGCTGATGTTTACAAAAACACTGCTGACGTAAATAATAATCCTGGATATTTTAGTACCACTTATGCTCCAAGACCAAGTGGAAACCCATTTGTTAGTACAGATTACCAACAAAGAGTTAACTACTGGAATGACAGTAAAGTAAACTACTACGGAGCTTTTACTCAATTAGAGTACTCTATTGGTAACCTGACTGCTTTCTTACAAGGTGCTGTATCTCAACAACAATACAAAAGAATTGACCACATGAAGTATCTTGCTTCTGATCCACTTTCTAATACAGATTATGAAAATATTACAGGTGGAGATGTTAAAGCTGGAGCAAATTACAACATTAATGATCAACATAATGTATTTGTAAACGCTGGTTATTACTCAAAACAACCGTTTTTCAATGCAGTATATCCTAATAATGCTTCAATAGTAAACCCGAATCTTACAAACGAAAAAATTAAAGCTATTGAACTTGGTTATGGTTTCCGTTCAGGGATCTTCAATGCTAACTTAAATGCTTATTACACAACTTGGGATGACAGATTTACAACTGCACTTGATCAAGCAGCAACTAACTCTGGTGGATACTACACTTTCCAAGGTGTTAATGAAATACATAAAGGTATTGAGTTAGATGTTACAGCTAGACCAATTGATAAGTTAAAACTAAACGGAATGATTTCTGTTGGTGATTGGAAATATAGAGGTAATGCTACAAGTAGTCGTTTTGATGTTAGTAATAATCCAATTAACGGAGATCAACCTTTATACCTTGACGGAGTTAAAGTTGGAAACAATGCTCAAACTACAATGGCGGTTGGAGCTGCGTACGAAATCTTACATGGTCTTAATGTTGATGCTAACCTTAACTACTCAGAAAAATTATACGGAAATATCGATGTATCTAAATTTTCTGCTGCAGATAACAAAGGCGCTATGGAATTACCAGGTTTTGCAACTACAGATGCTGGTATATCTTACAAATGGAATATCGCTCCAAAATTAGGCGCTTTAAACTTCAGATTAAACGTAAACAACGTTTTTGACAAAATCTTCATCAACGAATCGTTCACAAATATCTTTGCTGATGATAATCTTCCTGTTGCATCTGGACAACCAGCTGGTTCAAAAGGAACTTATGCTTCTAACGGACAACTTTACAATGGTATTGCCACTGCAAACAAAGTTTACTTCGGTTACGGAAGAACTTGGAACTTTACATTACGTTACGATTTCTAA
- a CDS encoding septal ring lytic transglycosylase RlpA family protein, translated as MRNKKHIILTTLTITFLSCFTYVISQTKPVIDSKAPQDTVKTAKPNLIAIPTDSVFTDKGLKLKPYKKNAHASYYADRFNGKKTANGSRFSNTAYTAAHKKLPFGTRIKVTNEANGKFVIVKITDRGPFVKTRELDLSKRAFMEITKSKGSGAMKVTIETIVE; from the coding sequence ATGAGAAATAAAAAACATATTATACTCACCACACTTACTATAACCTTTTTAAGTTGTTTTACTTATGTCATAAGTCAGACAAAACCAGTAATCGATTCTAAAGCTCCTCAGGATACGGTAAAAACCGCGAAACCTAATTTAATTGCAATACCAACTGATTCTGTTTTTACAGATAAAGGATTAAAACTTAAACCATACAAAAAAAACGCACACGCCTCCTACTATGCTGATCGTTTTAATGGTAAAAAAACAGCAAACGGAAGCAGATTCAGCAATACTGCATACACTGCTGCACACAAAAAACTTCCATTTGGAACCCGAATAAAAGTAACAAATGAAGCTAACGGAAAATTCGTAATCGTAAAAATTACGGATCGTGGTCCGTTTGTTAAAACAAGAGAATTAGACTTATCAAAAAGAGCCTTTATGGAAATCACCAAAAGCAAAGGAAGTGGCGCTATGAAAGTGACAATTGAAACTATAGTAGAATAA
- a CDS encoding DinB family protein produces the protein MNSVFEVQKTIREILLKVLDNHSLEQLNKIPQGFSNNLIWNIAHCVASHQALIYKLSGLPMMVSEEFAAKYRKGTKPEGDVSQAEVDEIRVLLSSTLDQVQKDFANNIFVTYTEYPTSMGFVLKNIDGALSFNNYHEGIHSGIVMSIRKFV, from the coding sequence ATGAATTCAGTTTTTGAAGTACAAAAAACCATTAGAGAAATTCTTTTGAAGGTATTAGATAATCATTCATTAGAACAATTGAACAAAATCCCACAAGGGTTTAGTAATAATTTAATTTGGAATATTGCGCATTGCGTAGCTTCACATCAGGCCTTGATTTATAAGTTGTCAGGCTTGCCAATGATGGTTTCCGAAGAATTTGCTGCTAAGTATAGAAAAGGAACCAAGCCGGAAGGTGACGTTTCGCAAGCCGAAGTTGATGAAATCAGAGTTTTGCTTTCTTCGACATTAGACCAGGTTCAAAAAGATTTTGCTAATAACATCTTTGTTACTTACACAGAATATCCAACAAGTATGGGTTTTGTATTAAAAAATATTGACGGAGCTTTGAGCTTTAATAATTACCACGAAGGAATTCATAGCGGAATAGTAATGAGCATTAGAAAGTTTGTTTAG
- a CDS encoding ArsC/Spx/MgsR family protein gives MNKIYYLASCDTCRKIIKSLPKDNNLVFHDIKQNPITEAELEEMHQLAGSYEALFSKKAQLYKSMDLKNKSLTEADFKKYILEHYTFISRPVFIIDGKIYIGNTQPVTLQVMKALEK, from the coding sequence ATGAACAAAATATATTACTTAGCATCTTGCGATACTTGTAGAAAAATTATCAAAAGTCTGCCAAAAGATAATAATCTGGTTTTTCACGATATTAAACAAAATCCGATTACGGAAGCTGAACTTGAAGAGATGCATCAGCTTGCTGGCAGTTACGAAGCTTTATTTAGTAAAAAAGCACAATTGTATAAGTCTATGGATTTAAAAAACAAATCGTTGACTGAAGCAGATTTTAAAAAATACATTCTGGAGCATTACACTTTTATAAGCCGTCCGGTTTTTATTATTGATGGCAAAATTTATATTGGTAATACACAACCTGTCACATTGCAGGTCATGAAGGCTTTAGAAAAATAA
- a CDS encoding YicC/YloC family endoribonuclease has product MIQSMTGFGKASLQLPTKKITVEVKSLNSKGLDLNVRMPSLYREMELGLRTQISTKLERGKIDFGIYIESTSEQTSTKVNVPVVKNYIAQLKEVYPDADETELMKMAVRMPDTLKTEREEIDENDWEQIQVIIEEALENILTFRKDEGESLEKEFNLRISNIRQYMDDALALDPERVQAIKDRLQTAISELKVNVDENRFEQELIYYLEKLDITEEKVRLTNHLDYFLETIKGTEANGRKLGFITQEMGREINTMGSKSNHAQMQKLVVMMKDELEKIKEQVLNVL; this is encoded by the coding sequence ATGATACAATCTATGACAGGGTTTGGCAAAGCTTCTTTGCAATTGCCTACAAAAAAAATTACCGTTGAAGTAAAATCCTTAAATAGTAAAGGTTTAGATTTAAACGTAAGAATGCCGTCGCTTTATCGCGAAATGGAGTTAGGTTTAAGAACTCAGATCTCTACAAAACTTGAAAGAGGAAAAATTGATTTCGGAATTTACATTGAAAGTACTTCTGAACAAACTTCGACTAAAGTAAATGTTCCTGTTGTAAAAAACTACATCGCTCAACTTAAGGAAGTATATCCTGATGCTGATGAAACTGAACTAATGAAAATGGCTGTTCGTATGCCTGATACGCTAAAAACGGAGCGTGAGGAAATCGATGAAAATGATTGGGAACAAATTCAGGTTATCATTGAAGAGGCTTTAGAAAACATTCTGACTTTTAGAAAAGATGAGGGTGAATCTCTTGAAAAAGAATTCAATCTTAGAATATCAAATATTCGCCAATATATGGACGATGCTTTGGCTCTTGATCCGGAACGTGTTCAGGCAATAAAAGACCGTTTGCAAACCGCAATTTCTGAATTAAAAGTGAATGTTGATGAAAATCGTTTTGAACAAGAACTGATTTATTATTTAGAAAAACTGGATATTACAGAAGAAAAAGTTCGTTTGACAAATCATTTAGACTATTTCTTAGAAACCATAAAAGGTACTGAAGCTAATGGTCGTAAATTAGGTTTTATTACTCAGGAAATGGGTCGCGAAATCAATACAATGGGTTCAAAATCGAATCACGCTCAAATGCAAAAGTTAGTCGTGATGATGAAAGATGAATTAGAAAAGATTAAAGAACAGGTTTTGAATGTGCTTTAA
- the gmk gene encoding guanylate kinase, with amino-acid sequence MNKGKLIVFSAPSGSGKTTIVKHLLGKEDLNLEFSISAASRDPRGEEEHEKDYYFISLEQFKKHIKAEDFLEWEEVYRDNFYGTLKSEIERIWALGKNVIFDIDVAGGLRIKHKFPEQTLAVFVKPPSVDELKRRLKQRSTESDDKINMRIAKASVELATAPQFDTIIKNYDLDTAKEEAYQLVKDFVSK; translated from the coding sequence ATGAATAAAGGAAAATTAATTGTCTTTTCGGCACCATCAGGATCAGGAAAAACAACTATAGTAAAACATTTACTTGGGAAAGAAGATTTGAATTTAGAATTTTCGATCTCAGCAGCTTCTCGCGACCCACGCGGAGAAGAAGAACACGAAAAAGATTATTATTTTATTTCGTTAGAGCAATTCAAAAAACACATTAAAGCTGAAGATTTTCTGGAATGGGAAGAAGTTTACCGTGATAATTTTTATGGTACTTTAAAATCAGAAATTGAAAGAATCTGGGCTCTAGGAAAAAATGTGATTTTTGACATTGATGTTGCAGGCGGATTACGTATCAAACACAAATTTCCGGAACAAACTTTAGCAGTTTTTGTAAAACCACCTAGTGTTGACGAATTAAAACGCCGACTAAAGCAACGTTCTACTGAAAGTGATGACAAAATAAACATGCGTATCGCAAAAGCTTCTGTTGAATTGGCAACAGCTCCACAATTTGACACGATCATCAAAAATTACGATTTAGATACTGCAAAAGAGGAAGCATATCAATTGGTGAAGGATTTTGTTTCTAAGTGA